One part of the Thiobacter sp. AK1 genome encodes these proteins:
- a CDS encoding pesticin C-terminus-like muramidase: MIGVSGVTISTGVDLGQQSAAGTKAVIDAYISDNGNPDKVDVDALMKKLDPYFGLQKQKAVDALAKTPLTVIEAEARLLANAFGYDTQKSVAAQFDRKNTQGMVFKKLPEEAQTVIVD; encoded by the coding sequence GTGATCGGCGTGAGCGGTGTCACCATCAGCACGGGCGTCGATCTTGGTCAGCAAAGTGCTGCTGGCACAAAAGCGGTGATCGACGCATACATCAGCGACAATGGCAACCCCGATAAGGTCGATGTTGACGCGTTGATGAAGAAGCTCGATCCCTACTTCGGACTGCAGAAACAAAAGGCGGTGGATGCGTTGGCCAAAACTCCGCTGACTGTGATTGAAGCCGAAGCGCGACTGCTAGCAAACGCATTCGGCTACGACACGCAGAAGAGCGTCGCCGCCCAGTTCGACAGGAAAAACACACAGGGAATGGTCTTCAAGAAACTTCCGGAAGAGGCGCAGACGGTCATCGTCGATTT